A window of the Candidatus Omnitrophota bacterium genome harbors these coding sequences:
- the dacB gene encoding D-alanyl-D-alanine carboxypeptidase/D-alanyl-D-alanine-endopeptidase gives MKHANFTRSSANFWGTAILYVCFFASPSYSSLTSELNELFTKQTPPQSEWSVLFESLDNGKSIYSLSPRNRLIPASNMKIAVCAAILLRLGPDFVYETGLYSYGKASGSTLNGDLIVEGSGDPSIGGRFHDGDVTFPLRQWAAALKIIDIKTVSGNIIGVDDVFDDEAHGLNWDPSYFSHWYAAEISGLSFNDACIDFTVTGAKTAKAKPSVSLSPDTNYITFENNAQTVSSQKQASGISIVHESDSTVFRLNGSIRAKSVNTHPASIPNPTLFFATVFKETLQNEGIQVKGDAQDGDAVKSLPNRSQWNLIDVIKSPPLIDLISVCLKNSQNLYAEHFLKTLGSHDYGEGSVKMGALALKDVFFKNGCDLDGQFIADGCGLSRENRISAESIVRVMRCMEASPYGKIFREALSVAGEDGTLKRRMANSAADGRVWGKTGTINGVRALSGCIQAKSGKTYLFSMLANGRRSAVQFTQIMDDACVLVCEKG, from the coding sequence ATGAAACACGCGAATTTTACCCGTTCCTCAGCGAACTTTTGGGGAACGGCCATTCTTTATGTATGCTTTTTCGCATCTCCGTCGTATTCGTCTTTGACGTCGGAGTTAAACGAATTATTCACGAAACAGACCCCGCCGCAATCGGAATGGAGCGTTCTCTTCGAGTCGCTCGACAACGGCAAGTCCATTTATTCCCTCTCGCCCAGAAACCGTTTGATTCCGGCGTCCAATATGAAAATCGCCGTCTGCGCCGCCATTCTGCTGCGTTTGGGTCCGGATTTCGTATACGAAACCGGACTTTACAGTTATGGAAAGGCAAGCGGCTCCACCCTGAACGGCGATCTCATCGTGGAGGGTTCGGGCGATCCCAGCATTGGGGGCCGATTTCACGATGGCGACGTCACTTTCCCGCTGCGGCAGTGGGCGGCGGCGCTGAAAATCATCGATATCAAGACGGTCTCGGGGAATATTATCGGTGTGGACGACGTTTTCGACGATGAGGCGCACGGGTTGAACTGGGACCCCAGTTATTTTTCCCACTGGTATGCGGCGGAAATCAGCGGCTTGTCGTTCAATGACGCTTGCATCGATTTCACGGTGACGGGCGCGAAAACCGCAAAAGCCAAACCCTCCGTCTCATTGAGTCCAGATACGAATTATATTACCTTTGAAAACAACGCTCAGACGGTCTCATCCCAAAAGCAGGCATCGGGAATCAGCATCGTTCACGAGTCCGACTCAACCGTTTTTCGCCTCAATGGTTCGATCCGCGCCAAAAGCGTCAACACGCATCCGGCTTCGATTCCCAATCCAACGCTTTTCTTCGCAACGGTCTTCAAGGAAACGCTGCAAAATGAGGGCATCCAAGTCAAAGGGGATGCCCAGGACGGCGATGCCGTAAAATCTCTCCCCAACCGTTCGCAATGGAATTTAATCGACGTTATAAAATCCCCGCCTCTGATCGACCTTATCAGCGTTTGTTTGAAAAACAGCCAAAATCTATACGCCGAACATTTTCTAAAAACGTTGGGCAGCCATGATTACGGGGAAGGCAGCGTGAAAATGGGGGCGCTGGCTTTGAAAGACGTTTTCTTCAAGAACGGATGCGATCTGGACGGCCAATTCATCGCGGACGGCTGCGGCTTATCGCGAGAAAACCGCATCAGCGCCGAAAGCATCGTGCGCGTTATGCGCTGCATGGAAGCGTCCCCTTACGGGAAAATTTTCCGCGAAGCGCTATCCGTGGCGGGAGAGGACGGGACGTTGAAGCGCCGCATGGCCAATTCCGCTGCGGACGGCCGCGTTTGGGGGAAAACGGGAACCATCAACGGCGTGCGAGCGCTTTCCGGCTGCATTCAGGCCAAGAGCGGCAAAACGTATCTATTTTCCATGCTCGCCAACGGAAGGCGTTCCGCCGTTCAATTTACGCAAATCATGGACGACGCCTGCGTACTGGTTTGCGAAAAGGGATAA
- a CDS encoding ester cyclase, which translates to MNKEEQIKSGIDQLIERGNLDVVKTIFSTDYIAHAGDKDYKGHAFIKKFTKQIRSAIPDIKIISVEFLVKTSNTVTWLRTLSGTHKENMRGIPPSGKKVKWQDMVVSRFQEGKIAEEWVVSELAGELALKQPRKK; encoded by the coding sequence ATGAACAAAGAAGAACAAATTAAATCTGGAATTGACCAACTTATTGAGCGGGGGAATTTAGATGTAGTTAAAACTATCTTCTCGACCGATTACATCGCCCATGCGGGCGATAAGGATTATAAGGGACATGCATTTATAAAAAAGTTCACGAAACAAATTCGTTCCGCCATTCCAGATATTAAAATTATAAGCGTTGAGTTCCTAGTCAAAACAAGTAATACCGTAACTTGGCTGCGTACATTAAGCGGCACGCATAAAGAGAACATGAGGGGTATTCCTCCAAGCGGAAAGAAAGTAAAATGGCAAGACATGGTAGTCAGCCGTTTTCAAGAAGGCAAGATTGCCGAGGAATGGGTTGTTTCGGAATTGGCGGGCGAATTGGCTCTAAAACAACCTAGAAAAAAATAG
- a CDS encoding 1-deoxy-D-xylulose-5-phosphate reductoisomerase has protein sequence MKRLILIGSTGSIGCQCLDVVRRHPSRFEIAALGANKNIDLLFEQIREFRPRYAGLADEAAAASFKSRELPAGVEFISGPDCLCRLAQQCEAETAVIATVGAAGFKPTFEAIRSGKHIALANKEVLAMAGDLLMREARAYDRAILPIDSEHSAIQQCLQCGRYEEIYRIILTASGGPFRGKKPEDFENVSIEKALNHPTWNMGAKITIDSATLFNKGLEVIEAHHLFDMPLDRIDVIVHPQSIIHSMVEFIDGSVMAQLGDADMRTPIQYALSYPERIERTGRKLDLLQTPQFTFFKPDIESFPCLGLAYEAARTGGTLPACLSVANEEIVDAYLKRRISFGSIPRLLEACMKRHRVIQDYTLEDIYAVDAEARRIARELIAQTPLFVSKT, from the coding sequence ATGAAAAGATTAATTCTGATTGGTTCCACCGGGTCTATCGGCTGCCAGTGTTTGGATGTCGTAAGGCGGCATCCCAGCCGTTTTGAAATCGCCGCTTTGGGCGCGAATAAAAATATCGATCTTCTATTCGAACAAATCAGGGAATTCCGTCCCCGATATGCGGGTTTAGCGGATGAAGCGGCGGCTGCGTCGTTCAAGAGCAGGGAACTTCCTGCGGGGGTTGAATTTATCAGCGGTCCTGATTGTCTTTGCCGTTTGGCGCAACAATGCGAGGCGGAGACGGCCGTCATCGCCACCGTGGGCGCTGCGGGTTTCAAACCTACGTTCGAAGCCATTCGCAGCGGCAAGCATATCGCGCTGGCCAACAAGGAAGTGCTGGCGATGGCGGGCGATTTGCTGATGCGGGAGGCGCGGGCGTACGACCGCGCCATTTTGCCCATCGACAGCGAGCACAGCGCGATTCAACAATGCCTGCAATGCGGACGCTATGAAGAAATTTATCGGATTATTCTTACGGCTTCCGGCGGGCCGTTTCGAGGCAAAAAACCGGAAGATTTCGAGAATGTTTCCATCGAGAAAGCCTTAAACCATCCTACCTGGAATATGGGCGCCAAGATCACGATCGATTCCGCCACCCTTTTCAATAAAGGTTTGGAAGTAATCGAAGCGCATCATCTTTTCGACATGCCTTTGGATCGCATCGACGTGATCGTGCATCCTCAGTCCATCATCCATTCCATGGTGGAATTTATCGACGGCTCCGTCATGGCTCAGCTGGGCGACGCGGATATGCGCACTCCCATTCAATACGCCTTATCCTATCCGGAGCGAATCGAGCGTACGGGGCGCAAGTTGGATTTATTGCAAACACCGCAATTTACCTTTTTCAAGCCGGATATCGAGAGTTTCCCCTGTCTGGGGCTGGCCTACGAGGCGGCGCGGACTGGGGGAACCCTGCCTGCTTGCTTATCCGTCGCCAACGAGGAGATTGTGGACGCTTATCTCAAGCGGCGCATCTCCTTCGGCTCCATTCCGCGTTTGTTGGAAGCGTGCATGAAGCGGCATCGCGTTATTCAGGATTATACGTTGGAGGATATTTACGCCGTGGACGCCGAGGCTCGCCGCATCGCCCGCGAATTGATCGCGCAAACGCCTCTGTTTGTTTCCAAGACTTGA